In one window of Patescibacteria group bacterium DNA:
- a CDS encoding PD-(D/E)XK nuclease family protein: protein MNKYRKRQRNIYSPDLKEPFRISRSKIDLFLQCPRCFYLDRRIGLGRPGMPGWALNSAVDHLLKKEFDLLRKNGESHALMKEYGVDAVPFKHKDMPAWRDDYYKYLGASVLHRKSNLEICGIIDDIWVNEKNKELYIVDYKATSTSREISLEDEYKQGYKKQMEIYQWIFRQMGFNISNTGYFLFANAGKNRDKFDGKLEFKASILPYNGDDSWVDPAIMDLKKCLDSDVIPNAGEGCEHCAREGLIKKEGGDHWQKAFDL, encoded by the coding sequence ATGAACAAATACAGAAAAAGACAAAGGAATATATATAGTCCTGATTTAAAAGAACCTTTTAGAATAAGCCGTTCAAAGATTGATCTTTTTTTACAGTGTCCTCGTTGTTTTTATTTAGACAGAAGAATAGGGTTGGGAAGACCAGGTATGCCTGGTTGGGCATTGAATAGTGCTGTTGATCATTTGCTTAAAAAAGAATTTGATTTGTTAAGAAAAAATGGAGAATCTCATGCATTAATGAAAGAGTATGGTGTAGATGCTGTGCCTTTTAAACATAAAGATATGCCAGCATGGAGAGATGATTATTATAAGTATCTTGGAGCTTCTGTGCTTCATAGAAAAAGCAATTTAGAGATTTGCGGTATTATTGATGATATTTGGGTTAATGAAAAAAACAAAGAGCTTTATATTGTTGATTATAAGGCAACAAGTACAAGCAGAGAGATTTCTTTAGAAGACGAGTATAAGCAGGGGTATAAGAAGCAGATGGAGATTTATCAATGGATATTCAGGCAAATGGGTTTCAATATTTCAAACACAGGATATTTCTTATTTGCCAATGCTGGCAAGAATCGTGATAAATTTGATGGAAAATTAGAGTTTAAAGCTTCAATTTTACCTTATAATGGAGATGATTCTTGGGTTGATCCTGCTATTATGGATCTTAAGAAGTGCCTTGATTCTGATGTTATTCCTAATGCTGGAGAAGGGTGTGAACATTGTGCGCGAGAGGGATTAATTAAAAAAGAAGGTGGTGATCATTGGCAAAAAGCTTTTGATCTGTAA
- a CDS encoding HNH endonuclease, which yields MKDIFPYNEIVSREGFNIQKGMNYRPKGKRYSILLMSVRSGAPYNDGFDKEGKLLIYEGEDLTKREKASPKNYDQPFFTKTGKLTNNGLFLKAVEDFKFGRKKKPELVKVYEKISNNVWSDKGYFQLIDMQFKKSEVEKRQVFKFILKPEDLKEDFSEEDIKEFEFSRRIPTEIKQIVWERDNGKCVKCNATENLHFDHVIPYSKGGSSLNLKNIQILCGKHNLTKSNKIE from the coding sequence ATGAAAGATATTTTTCCATATAATGAAATAGTTTCTCGTGAAGGTTTTAATATTCAGAAAGGAATGAATTATCGACCTAAAGGAAAAAGATATTCCATTCTTTTAATGTCTGTTAGATCTGGTGCTCCTTATAATGATGGTTTTGACAAAGAAGGAAAATTGTTAATTTATGAAGGTGAGGATTTGACCAAAAGAGAAAAGGCGAGTCCTAAGAATTATGATCAGCCGTTTTTTACAAAAACAGGGAAGCTAACCAATAATGGTTTATTCTTAAAGGCAGTTGAAGATTTTAAATTTGGAAGAAAGAAAAAACCAGAGCTTGTAAAGGTTTATGAAAAAATAAGTAATAATGTATGGTCAGATAAAGGATATTTTCAACTTATTGATATGCAATTTAAGAAAAGCGAGGTTGAAAAAAGACAAGTTTTTAAATTTATTTTAAAACCAGAAGATTTAAAAGAAGATTTTTCTGAAGAAGATATTAAAGAATTCGAATTTTCTAGAAGAATTCCTACTGAAATTAAACAAATTGTTTGGGAAAGAGATAATGGAAAATGTGTAAAATGCAATGCAACAGAAAATTTACATTTTGATCATGTAATCCCTTATTCTAAAGGTGGTTCAAGCCTTAATCTTAAAAATATACAAATTCTTTGTGGAAAACATAATTTAACAAAATCAAATAAAATTGAATAA